In Devosia sp. 1566, a single genomic region encodes these proteins:
- a CDS encoding ABC transporter ATP-binding protein: MALSAGPWKEELMLVRLVREYLQPYRPWLGLIVVLQLVSTVAALYLPSLNADIIDRGVAVGDTPFIVQTGAIMLVVALLQIGGSIAAVWFSARTAMSFGRDLRSAIFHRVGSFSQREMQQFGAPSLITRETNDVQQVQMLVLTSCTLMVTAPLMMVGGVVMAMREDFGLSWLLAVCIPALVVAVLLIVSQMVPSFRAMQERIDEVNRLLREQITGVRVVRAFVREPHEVERFAEANEQLTAVAVRAGRWMATMFPTVMLILNLSSVAVLWFGGHRVASGQMEVGSLTAFLAYLVQILMSVMMATFMLIMVPRSAVCADRITEVLDAKSSVLPPQVPVTELPERGTLVFEKVEFTYPGADLPVVRDVSFAAQPGQTVAIIGSTGAGKSTIINLVPRLFDVTGGRVLVDGVDVRQLDPDLLWSVIGLVPQRSWLFSGSIRSNLQYGRPDATDEQMWEALEVAQALDFVRAMPEQLDAPIAQGGTNVSGGQRQRLSIARALIRKPQIYLFDDSFSALDLATDARLRAALHPVTRDATVVLVAQRVSTIRDADLILVIDNGAIVGRGRHDELLEGCATYREIVASQLRAEEAA; encoded by the coding sequence ATGGCCCTTTCTGCCGGCCCCTGGAAGGAAGAGCTGATGCTGGTCCGCCTCGTCCGGGAGTACCTCCAGCCCTACCGACCCTGGTTGGGCCTGATCGTGGTGTTGCAGCTGGTCAGCACAGTGGCCGCCCTTTATCTGCCCAGCCTCAACGCGGACATCATCGACCGCGGCGTGGCGGTGGGCGACACGCCCTTTATCGTGCAGACGGGCGCCATCATGCTGGTGGTCGCGCTGTTGCAGATCGGGGGCTCGATTGCCGCGGTCTGGTTCTCGGCTCGGACCGCAATGAGCTTTGGACGGGACCTTAGATCCGCGATCTTTCACCGGGTCGGCTCCTTTTCGCAACGCGAAATGCAGCAATTCGGGGCGCCCTCGCTGATCACCCGGGAAACCAATGATGTGCAGCAGGTGCAAATGCTCGTACTTACGAGCTGCACCCTGATGGTGACGGCTCCCCTGATGATGGTGGGAGGCGTGGTGATGGCCATGCGGGAGGATTTCGGGCTTTCCTGGCTGCTGGCGGTCTGCATTCCCGCCCTTGTGGTGGCGGTTTTGCTCATCGTCTCGCAAATGGTGCCGAGCTTTCGCGCCATGCAGGAGCGGATCGACGAGGTCAACCGGCTGCTGCGCGAGCAGATCACCGGAGTGCGCGTGGTGCGCGCCTTTGTTCGCGAGCCCCATGAGGTCGAGCGGTTTGCCGAGGCCAACGAGCAGCTCACCGCAGTGGCGGTGCGGGCGGGACGCTGGATGGCCACCATGTTCCCCACCGTCATGCTCATCCTCAACCTCTCCTCGGTGGCGGTGCTCTGGTTTGGCGGGCATCGGGTGGCGAGCGGACAAATGGAGGTCGGCTCGCTCACGGCGTTCCTCGCCTATCTCGTGCAGATCCTCATGTCGGTGATGATGGCAACCTTTATGCTGATCATGGTTCCCCGTTCAGCGGTTTGCGCCGACCGGATCACTGAGGTGCTGGACGCCAAAAGCTCGGTGCTCCCTCCCCAGGTGCCGGTCACCGAGCTGCCCGAGCGGGGCACCCTGGTATTCGAAAAGGTCGAGTTCACCTATCCCGGCGCCGATTTGCCCGTGGTTCGCGACGTGTCCTTCGCCGCCCAGCCGGGCCAAACCGTCGCAATCATCGGCTCGACGGGCGCGGGCAAGAGCACGATCATCAACCTCGTGCCGCGCCTGTTTGACGTGACCGGCGGAAGGGTGCTGGTGGACGGCGTGGATGTTCGCCAGCTGGATCCCGACCTGCTTTGGAGCGTGATCGGGCTCGTGCCGCAACGCAGCTGGCTGTTTTCCGGCTCGATCCGGTCCAACCTGCAATATGGCCGGCCCGATGCCACCGACGAGCAGATGTGGGAAGCCCTCGAGGTCGCCCAGGCGCTCGACTTCGTCAGGGCCATGCCCGAGCAGCTCGATGCGCCCATCGCCCAGGGCGGCACCAATGTCAGTGGCGGCCAGCGCCAGCGCCTGTCCATCGCGCGGGCCCTGATCCGCAAGCCGCAGATCTATCTGTTCGACGACTCTTTCAGCGCCTTGGACCTAGCGACCGATGCGCGTTTGCGGGCCGCCCTGCATCCAGTCACCCGGGACGCGACCGTGGTGCTGGTCGCCCAGCGCGTGTCCACCATCCGTGACGCCGACCTTATCCTCGTGATCGACAATGGCGCGATCGTGGGCCGGGGCCGCCACGACGAACTGCTGGAAGGCTGCGCGACCTATCGCGAGATCGTGGCTTCGCAATTGCGCGCAGAGGAGGCGGCATGA
- the bsh gene encoding choloylglycine hydrolase — protein sequence MCTGANYTTKDHYFGRNLDLEFSYNETVTVTPRNFPFEFRRMPRLDTHHAIIGMATVSDGYPLYYDATNEKGLSMAGLAFWGNADYKPEDPGKTNITPFEFIPWILGKFETVDQVKDELRAFNLVDISYSEAFPLSPLHWIISDRDKSITVESVRDGLKVYDNPIGVLTNNPTFDIQSFNLNNFMHLSTNPPEQHFSNQLSFDVYSRGLGAIGLPGDLSSSSRFVKAAFTKLNSILGDPESESISQFFARMVWALMTSGERYREPTVA from the coding sequence ATGTGCACGGGCGCCAACTACACCACCAAAGACCATTATTTCGGCCGCAATCTCGATCTGGAGTTCTCTTATAACGAGACCGTCACGGTCACGCCGCGCAACTTCCCCTTTGAGTTCCGCAGAATGCCCAGGCTCGACACGCACCACGCCATCATCGGCATGGCCACCGTCTCGGATGGCTATCCGCTGTACTACGATGCGACCAACGAGAAGGGGCTCAGCATGGCGGGCCTCGCCTTTTGGGGCAACGCCGACTACAAGCCAGAGGACCCCGGCAAGACCAATATTACGCCCTTCGAGTTCATCCCCTGGATCCTGGGCAAGTTCGAAACGGTGGACCAGGTCAAGGACGAGCTGCGCGCGTTCAACCTCGTCGATATCTCGTATAGCGAGGCGTTCCCGCTCTCGCCGCTGCACTGGATCATCTCGGACCGCGACAAGTCCATCACTGTGGAGTCGGTGCGCGACGGCTTGAAGGTCTACGACAACCCTATCGGCGTGCTCACCAATAACCCGACCTTTGACATCCAGTCCTTCAACCTCAACAACTTCATGCACCTGTCGACGAACCCGCCCGAGCAGCACTTCTCGAACCAGCTCAGCTTCGACGTCTACAGCCGCGGCCTGGGCGCGATCGGATTGCCCGGCGATCTGTCGTCGTCCTCTCGCTTCGTCAAGGCCGCCTTCACCAAGCTGAACTCGATTTTGGGCGACCCTGAGTCAGAATCGATCAGCCAGTTCTTCGCCCGGATGGTCTGGGCGCTGATGACAAGCGGTGAGCGCTACAGGGAGCCGACCGTCGCATAG
- a CDS encoding LysR family transcriptional regulator: protein MDQLLALRTFVRIVEAGTFAKAADQLNLPRSTASKLIADLEASLGTKLIQRTTRKVAVTPEGAAYYERSNRLIAELEDMNAAVRLNQAQPKGRLRIDIVSQLANCVLIPALPQFRDLYPDIELYLGISDRPVDLIGEGVDCVIRGGELGDTSLIARKIGELDYVTCASARYIERHGIPKHPSDLDRGHVSLNYFSSLTSKPFPMLFHRSGEEIETGGDAQVAVNEITAHLTAIKAGLGIGQTFGVMAQPFIEDGSLIPLLTDWTRPLHPLHVVYPPNRHLNAKLRIFVDWVSEVFKARGSKLVMTEEE from the coding sequence ATGGATCAGCTTCTGGCACTTCGAACTTTCGTGCGCATCGTCGAGGCCGGCACATTCGCCAAAGCTGCCGACCAACTCAACCTACCGCGGTCAACGGCAAGCAAGCTGATCGCTGACCTTGAGGCCTCTCTCGGCACGAAGCTGATCCAGCGGACAACCCGCAAAGTCGCCGTGACTCCAGAGGGCGCCGCATATTATGAACGCTCCAATCGGCTGATCGCCGAACTGGAGGACATGAATGCGGCGGTGAGGCTAAACCAGGCGCAGCCGAAGGGTCGACTGAGGATCGATATCGTATCGCAGTTGGCAAATTGCGTACTGATCCCCGCATTGCCGCAGTTCCGCGACCTTTATCCCGATATCGAACTCTATTTGGGTATCAGTGATCGCCCAGTTGACCTAATTGGCGAAGGCGTGGATTGCGTCATCCGTGGCGGTGAATTGGGTGACACCTCACTGATCGCTCGCAAGATCGGCGAGCTTGATTATGTGACCTGCGCCAGCGCCCGCTATATTGAACGCCATGGCATCCCCAAGCACCCGTCCGATCTTGATCGGGGGCATGTCAGCCTGAACTATTTCTCGTCGCTAACGTCTAAGCCTTTTCCGATGCTCTTTCACCGGAGCGGCGAGGAAATCGAAACAGGCGGCGACGCACAGGTGGCCGTCAATGAAATCACTGCCCATTTGACGGCAATCAAGGCTGGCCTCGGCATCGGCCAGACGTTCGGTGTTATGGCGCAACCTTTTATCGAGGACGGAAGCTTGATACCGCTTCTCACAGATTGGACGCGGCCGCTGCATCCTCTCCATGTCGTTTATCCGCCCAACCGGCACCTGAATGCTAAATTGAGAATATTCGTGGACTGGGTGTCCGAAGTGTTCAAGGCTCGCGGTTCCAAGTTAGTTATGACCGAAGAAGAATAG
- a CDS encoding helix-turn-helix domain-containing protein: MRWKRSEQRTGCPIEATLSVVGGVWKPLIFYALLSGRRRFGALHHLVPGSTPRMLTLQLRELEADGVVVRTVFAEVPSRVEYELSPRGHSLEPVLAGLHEWGILYRRQLQPPEE; the protein is encoded by the coding sequence ATGCGCTGGAAGCGGTCTGAGCAGAGAACGGGATGCCCGATAGAGGCAACCCTTTCCGTTGTGGGCGGGGTGTGGAAGCCACTGATTTTCTATGCACTGCTGAGCGGACGACGTCGCTTTGGCGCACTTCACCATCTGGTCCCCGGATCGACACCGAGGATGCTGACGCTGCAGCTGCGAGAGTTGGAGGCGGACGGAGTCGTCGTCAGGACCGTCTTCGCCGAAGTTCCTTCCAGGGTCGAATACGAACTAAGCCCGCGGGGCCATTCCCTGGAGCCCGTCCTCGCCGGGCTGCATGAATGGGGGATCCTGTATCGTCGGCAACTGCAACCCCCGGAGGAGTAG
- a CDS encoding cupin domain-containing protein produces the protein MTILDIGPERQAFNLEQATRENQNYRAVAWSGRYLQVTLMSIPVGSDIGLEVHPETDQFLRLDAGQGRAQIGPAKDQLTFEREVCDGWCVLIPAGTWHNVTHIGGQPMQLYVIYAPSHHQPGKVHQTAAAAASDANDEPADWSVQPARTRPDQHA, from the coding sequence ATGACCATTCTCGATATCGGCCCAGAGCGGCAGGCGTTCAATCTCGAGCAAGCCACGCGCGAGAACCAGAATTACCGTGCCGTGGCTTGGAGTGGCCGCTACCTTCAGGTTACCTTGATGTCGATCCCGGTGGGAAGCGACATCGGGCTGGAGGTTCATCCCGAGACCGACCAGTTCCTGCGGCTGGATGCTGGGCAGGGCCGGGCCCAGATCGGCCCGGCAAAGGACCAGCTCACCTTCGAGCGCGAAGTGTGCGACGGCTGGTGCGTGTTGATACCCGCGGGCACCTGGCACAACGTTACCCATATCGGCGGCCAGCCCATGCAGCTCTACGTCATCTATGCTCCTTCACACCACCAACCCGGAAAGGTGCACCAGACCGCCGCTGCCGCAGCCTCCGATGCTAATGACGAACCCGCAGACTGGTCGGTCCAGCCCGCGAGGACGCGTCCGGACCAGCACGCATGA
- a CDS encoding ABC transporter ATP-binding protein, with protein sequence MTAPDRSNSPPAEATGDGRLKETERIPPSAGGPGRGHFGGGMVGQKAMSFGPSARRLVARLAPESAKALAVVALAVVSVALTALGPRILGRATDLIFSGLMGGQLPAGLSKAEAVATLRARGDDQFADMVASMSLVPGQGIDFTAVGEVLLWALGVYMAASILAWLQGFLLNDVVQGTVLRMRAEVEDKVNRLPLSYFDRQPRGELLSRVTNDIDNVSQTLQQTMSQLLTSLLTVVAVLGMMFLISPLLALVALVSIPLSLAVTRVVMRRSQGLFVEQWRRTGRLNSHIEETFSGHALVKVFGRQGEVETVFARENEALYRASFGAQFISGLIMPLMMFIGNLNYVVIAVLGGVRVANGTMSLGDVQAFIQYSRQFTQPVTQVASMANLMQSGVASAERVFELLDAKEERPDRPGPVTALDARRGEVRFQNVSFSYQPDTPLIENLSLVVEPGQTVAIVGPTGAGKTTLVNLLMRFYEVSGGRITLDSVDISAIPRRTLRSRIGMVLQDTWLFQGTIRDNIAYGLPGATDEQILKAARATFVDRFVHSLPAGYDTMIDEEGSNLSGGERQLVTIARAFVSDPALLILDEATSAVDTRTELLLQQAMSALRSERTSFVIAHRLSTIRNADLILVMERGTIVEQGTHDELLAKEAAYAKLYNAQFPAQPID encoded by the coding sequence ATGACCGCGCCAGACAGGAGCAATTCGCCGCCCGCCGAGGCAACCGGCGACGGGCGGCTGAAGGAAACCGAGCGCATTCCGCCAAGCGCCGGGGGCCCCGGGCGAGGCCATTTCGGCGGTGGCATGGTCGGCCAGAAAGCCATGTCCTTTGGACCCTCGGCGCGCCGGCTGGTGGCGCGCCTGGCGCCCGAAAGCGCCAAAGCCCTCGCCGTGGTGGCGCTGGCGGTTGTGAGTGTGGCGCTCACCGCCCTTGGGCCGAGGATCCTGGGCCGCGCCACCGACCTGATCTTTTCCGGACTGATGGGGGGACAGCTGCCGGCGGGCCTGAGCAAGGCGGAGGCCGTAGCCACGCTGCGCGCGCGGGGGGATGACCAGTTCGCCGACATGGTCGCCTCGATGAGCCTCGTTCCCGGCCAGGGCATCGACTTCACCGCCGTGGGCGAAGTGCTGCTTTGGGCACTGGGGGTTTATATGGCTGCCTCGATACTGGCCTGGCTGCAGGGCTTTTTGCTCAACGATGTCGTGCAGGGCACCGTGCTGCGCATGCGCGCCGAGGTCGAGGACAAGGTCAACCGCCTGCCCCTGAGCTATTTCGACCGGCAGCCGCGGGGCGAACTGCTCAGTCGCGTCACCAATGACATCGACAATGTCAGCCAAACGCTGCAGCAAACCATGAGTCAGCTGCTCACTTCCCTGCTAACTGTTGTGGCGGTGCTGGGGATGATGTTCCTGATCTCCCCCCTCCTGGCGCTGGTGGCGCTGGTCTCGATTCCCTTGTCCCTGGCGGTCACCCGGGTGGTGATGCGCCGATCCCAAGGCTTGTTCGTCGAGCAATGGCGGCGCACCGGCCGGCTCAATTCCCATATCGAGGAAACATTTTCCGGACACGCGCTGGTCAAGGTGTTCGGGCGCCAGGGCGAAGTCGAAACAGTGTTCGCGCGCGAGAACGAGGCGCTTTACCGCGCCAGTTTCGGGGCCCAGTTCATCAGCGGCCTCATCATGCCGCTGATGATGTTCATCGGCAATCTCAACTATGTCGTCATCGCCGTCCTGGGCGGCGTGCGGGTGGCGAACGGCACCATGTCGCTGGGGGACGTGCAGGCCTTCATCCAGTATTCCCGCCAGTTCACCCAGCCGGTGACGCAGGTGGCCTCCATGGCCAACCTGATGCAATCGGGCGTTGCGTCGGCCGAGCGGGTCTTCGAGCTGCTCGATGCCAAGGAGGAAAGGCCGGACCGCCCCGGCCCCGTGACCGCGCTGGACGCACGCCGCGGCGAGGTGCGCTTCCAGAACGTGTCGTTCTCCTACCAGCCCGACACGCCGCTCATCGAAAACCTTTCGCTGGTCGTCGAACCGGGCCAGACGGTGGCAATCGTTGGCCCGACCGGGGCAGGCAAGACCACCCTGGTCAATCTGCTGATGCGTTTCTACGAGGTGAGCGGTGGCCGGATTACGCTGGATAGCGTCGACATATCAGCCATCCCGCGGCGCACGCTACGCAGCCGGATCGGCATGGTGCTGCAGGACACCTGGCTCTTTCAGGGGACTATCCGCGACAACATCGCCTATGGGCTCCCCGGCGCCACTGACGAGCAAATCCTCAAGGCCGCCCGCGCGACCTTTGTGGATCGCTTCGTGCATTCCCTGCCGGCGGGCTACGACACGATGATCGACGAGGAAGGCTCCAACCTTTCGGGGGGCGAGCGGCAGCTGGTGACGATTGCCCGCGCCTTCGTGTCCGACCCCGCGCTGCTTATTCTCGACGAGGCGACCTCCGCGGTGGACACCCGCACCGAATTGCTGCTGCAACAGGCCATGTCGGCCTTGCGCAGCGAGCGCACCTCGTTCGTGATCGCCCATCGCCTGTCCACCATCCGCAATGCCGACCTGATACTCGTGATGGAGCGCGGCACCATCGTTGAGCAGGGCACACATGATGAGCTGCTGGCCAAGGAAGCCGCCTACGCCAAGCTCTACAACGCCCAGTTCCCGGCGCAACCTATAGATTAG
- a CDS encoding nuclear transport factor 2 family protein, translated as MSLTDENKAFIQEMISSKRRLEDYPDRFDDDLIMHEPASLPFGGTYRGLGEFQKFYPAVRAFYDFERFELLGVYGDGDIVFATIRAGLVGSAGTIHLAEQFLFAGSKLVEVRLHICDDGAAAKRLRR; from the coding sequence ATGAGCTTAACCGACGAGAACAAGGCGTTCATCCAGGAAATGATCAGTTCAAAGAGGCGCCTCGAGGACTACCCCGATCGTTTCGACGATGACCTGATCATGCATGAACCAGCGTCCCTGCCCTTCGGGGGGACATATCGGGGATTAGGTGAGTTTCAGAAGTTCTATCCCGCGGTGCGGGCGTTCTATGACTTCGAGCGCTTTGAGCTGCTTGGAGTGTACGGTGATGGGGATATCGTGTTCGCCACCATTCGCGCAGGTCTGGTCGGTTCTGCCGGGACAATCCATTTGGCCGAGCAGTTTCTGTTTGCTGGAAGCAAGCTGGTGGAGGTTCGCTTGCACATTTGCGACGACGGTGCCGCAGCCAAGCGCCTGCGGCGATGA
- a CDS encoding SDR family oxidoreductase: MHQRFDAKIAVITGGTSGIGFATAKALAQEGAFVFITGRRQAELDAAVAAIGDNAVGIQADSSNMKDLDQLFDSIKAHKGRIDILFANAGGGAMQSLGEINEGDFDDTFNRNVKGVLFTVQKALPLLADNASIVLTSSTTSIMGTAAFSVYSASKAAIRNFARSWILDVKDRGIRINVVSPGPVRTPGLVDLAGPDATAQQSMLDHLASQIPLGRIGEPEEIARAVLFLASDEASFVNGADLFVDGGLAQI; the protein is encoded by the coding sequence ATGCACCAGAGATTTGACGCAAAAATCGCTGTCATAACAGGCGGCACATCTGGCATAGGCTTCGCGACCGCAAAGGCCTTAGCACAGGAAGGCGCGTTCGTATTTATTACCGGCCGTCGACAGGCAGAACTCGACGCCGCAGTAGCCGCGATCGGCGACAACGCTGTTGGCATTCAGGCGGACTCTTCCAACATGAAAGACCTTGATCAGCTTTTCGATAGTATAAAAGCGCATAAAGGCCGGATCGACATATTGTTCGCTAACGCCGGTGGTGGCGCGATGCAGTCTCTTGGCGAAATTAATGAAGGGGACTTCGACGATACGTTTAACCGGAATGTTAAGGGCGTGCTCTTCACGGTGCAAAAAGCTCTTCCGCTTCTGGCCGATAACGCCTCTATCGTTCTGACTAGTTCGACTACCAGCATCATGGGCACCGCGGCTTTCAGCGTTTACAGCGCATCCAAAGCCGCCATTCGCAATTTTGCTCGCAGCTGGATCCTCGACGTCAAGGACCGCGGCATTCGCATTAATGTCGTAAGCCCCGGCCCAGTCCGGACGCCTGGCCTAGTCGATCTTGCTGGCCCTGATGCGACGGCCCAGCAGAGCATGCTCGATCATCTGGCCAGCCAAATCCCGCTCGGTCGCATTGGTGAGCCCGAGGAAATTGCCAGGGCCGTGTTGTTCCTCGCCTCAGACGAGGCGAGCTTCGTGAACGGCGCGGACCTGTTTGTCGATGGTGGATTGGCGCAGATTTAG
- the bluB gene encoding 5,6-dimethylbenzimidazole synthase — MPASFDRPAALQYAPSGPFSAEEKAAVYRAIQTRRDVRRDFLPDAIPEPVLWRMLEAAHHAPSVGLMQPWNFLIVTALAQKARIRAIFERANAEAMAMFPPERRGAYAALKLEGILQAPVGICVTCDPGRAGPVALGATHMPDMAVFSTVCAIQNLWLAGRAEGVGVGWVSILDEGALKEVLGIPSQLRVVAYLCAGLVEQTMTSPELEQRGWRQRLPLEQLVYRDRWGETA, encoded by the coding sequence ATGCCTGCCAGTTTTGATCGCCCCGCCGCCCTTCAATATGCACCGTCAGGTCCGTTTTCCGCCGAGGAGAAGGCCGCGGTGTACAGGGCCATCCAGACGCGCCGCGACGTGAGACGGGATTTTCTGCCCGACGCCATTCCGGAGCCGGTGCTATGGCGCATGCTAGAGGCCGCCCACCATGCTCCCTCAGTAGGGTTGATGCAGCCCTGGAACTTCCTGATCGTCACCGCACTAGCACAAAAAGCGCGGATCAGGGCCATTTTCGAGCGCGCCAATGCAGAGGCGATGGCCATGTTCCCGCCTGAGCGCAGAGGAGCCTATGCGGCCCTCAAGCTTGAGGGCATTTTGCAGGCTCCTGTCGGGATTTGCGTGACCTGCGACCCGGGCAGGGCAGGTCCGGTGGCGCTTGGGGCGACCCATATGCCGGACATGGCCGTGTTCAGCACGGTTTGTGCCATCCAGAACCTGTGGCTGGCCGGCCGCGCAGAAGGGGTTGGTGTCGGCTGGGTGAGTATCCTCGATGAAGGAGCTCTCAAGGAGGTGCTGGGCATTCCCTCCCAGCTACGTGTGGTCGCCTATCTCTGCGCGGGGCTGGTAGAGCAGACAATGACGAGCCCAGAACTCGAGCAGCGTGGATGGCGCCAGCGCCTCCCGCTCGAGCAGCTGGTCTATCGTGATCGCTGGGGTGAGACCGCCTGA
- a CDS encoding diguanylate cyclase, giving the protein MLKGAALNFERRARTVRLPLVLANLYAHETLAPDQLRFADGSPVGFLAFLPLGGNAHSPSHLLTLGDKTPRSLGTANQLAMIALEAFHPGQIESGGPASFDVSDDLILIDQATASAGLGIWQCHLAENALRWSSGVYDLFGIERGAPLSRDRTVSHYSDTSRAAMEESRARAIEARGEFTMDAEIIRADGQKRWMRLSAGVQLTNGRPERLFGTKQDITEDRLLIDRMRHLAETDAMTGLANRARLQARLDRPQGISALLLVDLDGFKAINDTYGHAFGDACLREMAQRLRACCVDVPLVGRLGGDEFAVVLHAEHGPEYAERLARQIVEVMQLPFEYHGAKVQLGASVGLAFRLEEAGEELFRQADQALYAAKAEGRGTSRSFSRAGC; this is encoded by the coding sequence GTGTTGAAAGGTGCCGCTTTGAACTTTGAGCGGCGCGCGCGGACAGTCCGGCTACCCTTGGTCCTGGCCAACCTCTATGCCCACGAAACGCTCGCTCCCGACCAACTAAGGTTTGCTGACGGTTCGCCGGTTGGCTTTCTTGCTTTTCTGCCTCTTGGTGGGAACGCCCACTCTCCCAGCCATCTGCTGACGTTGGGTGATAAAACGCCACGGAGCCTCGGCACGGCGAACCAATTAGCCATGATTGCGCTGGAGGCCTTTCATCCCGGACAGATTGAAAGCGGAGGTCCCGCATCATTCGACGTGAGCGACGACCTGATACTCATAGACCAGGCTACAGCGAGCGCCGGTTTGGGCATTTGGCAGTGTCATCTGGCTGAAAATGCGCTTCGGTGGAGTTCTGGAGTTTATGACCTGTTTGGTATCGAGCGAGGCGCCCCTCTGAGCCGGGACCGCACAGTCAGCCACTATTCGGATACCTCGCGAGCCGCGATGGAAGAATCCCGCGCGCGGGCTATCGAAGCTAGAGGCGAGTTCACCATGGACGCCGAGATCATCCGAGCGGATGGTCAGAAGCGATGGATGCGTCTTTCAGCAGGGGTCCAGTTGACCAACGGCCGCCCTGAAAGGCTCTTCGGCACCAAGCAGGACATCACCGAGGATCGTCTCCTGATCGACCGCATGCGTCATCTTGCAGAGACAGATGCCATGACGGGTTTAGCCAACAGGGCACGCCTTCAGGCGCGCCTGGATCGGCCGCAAGGAATCAGCGCCTTGCTGCTCGTGGACCTCGATGGCTTCAAGGCCATAAACGACACTTACGGTCACGCCTTTGGTGATGCATGTCTCAGAGAGATGGCACAGCGGTTGCGTGCTTGCTGTGTCGACGTTCCTCTTGTCGGCAGACTTGGAGGTGACGAGTTCGCGGTAGTTTTACACGCGGAGCATGGGCCTGAGTATGCTGAGCGCTTGGCCCGTCAGATAGTGGAGGTCATGCAGTTGCCGTTTGAATATCATGGTGCAAAGGTCCAGCTGGGCGCCTCCGTGGGGCTGGCCTTTCGTTTGGAAGAGGCAGGAGAGGAGCTTTTCCGGCAGGCAGACCAGGCGCTATATGCCGCGAAAGCTGAAGGCCGCGGAACAAGCCGCAGTTTCAGCAGAGCCGGTTGCTAG